GCCCGGCGGCGCCGGTGCCGGTGTGGCCTTCGAGCAGCACCACCCGGGTGGAGGCCACGTTGAGCGACAGCCGCAGCATGGTGGTGAGCAGCAGCACCGCCGGGAAGGCGGCGAAGTCGAGCGGTCGCACCATGTAGGCCGACACCATCATCACCATCAGCGCCATCGCGATGTTGAAGGTGAACAGCATGTCCAGCGCGAAGGGCGGCAGCGGCAGCACCATCATCGCCAGGATCAGCACCACCACCAGCGGCGCAGCGAGCGCCTTCAGCGGCAGCCCGCCGAGCACGGACTGGAATTGACGCAGGGTCGGGTTCATCGGTCAGACTCCTCGGGGCTCTGGTCGGCGTCAGCGTCGCTGATGGTCTTGCCGTGGTGCGGGTCGAGCTCGACCGGCACGTTGAGTTCGGGCAGGGCGCCGGGCATCGCGCCCCGGCCCGCCATGGCGGCGCGCAGCTGGTAGACGTAAGCGAGCACTTGCGCCACGGCGCCGTAGAGCGCCATGGGGATCTCGCGGTCGATGTCGGCGTGGGCGTAGAGGGCCCGTGCCAGCATCGGGGCCTGCAGCACCGGCACCTTGCTGTCGCGCGCCAGGTCGCGGATCTGCATGGCCAGCAGGTCGGCACCCTTGGCGACGACGCGCGGCGCGGTCATCTTGCCTTCTTCGTACTTGAGCGCGACGGCATAGTGGGTCGGGTTCATCACCACCAGGTCGGCATTCGGGACGGCGGCCATCATGCGGCGGCGTGTCATTTCCCGCATGCGGGCCTTCATCTTGGCCTTGACTTCCTGGTTACCCTCGGCTTCCTTGTACTCCTGCTTCGCTTCCTGGTGCGACATCTTGAGCTGCTTCATCAGCTTGTGGCGCTGGATGGGGATGTCGATGCCGGCGACCACGCCGAGCACCAGCAGCATCAGGGCCAGGCCGTTGAAGAGCAGCCCGGCCAGGGTGGTGACGGCGGCCGGCAGCGCCATGCCGAGGGCGTTCTGGAAGTCCTGCAGGTGGGCCTTGAGGTAGAAGCCGCCGACGGTGCCGATGAGCAGGGCCAGGCCGCAGGCCTTGAGGGCTTCCAGCAGCTGGTCCTTGCCGACCAGCTTGGCCAGGCCGCTGAGCGGGTTGAGCTTGCCGAAGTTGGGGGCCATGGGCTTCATGGTCCAGTTCCAGCCACCGGAAGCCAGGTTGCCCAGCACGGACACGAGGGACATCACCGCGCCGAGCGGCAGCACCAGCCAGAGGTATTTGAGGGTGGCGACGCTGAGGCGCTCGGCCATCTTGGCGCCGGAGGCCACGTCTTCATGGCCGAAGCTCAGGCCGCTGGTGAGCACCGCCTGCATCCAGTGGGTCATCCACGGCGCCGCGGCGGCCAGCACGCCGACGCCGGCGGCCACGATCAGGAAGTGGCCCAGCATGCGCGAGCGAGCGACCTGGCCTTCCTCCCGGGCCTTGCGGATCTTTCTTTCCGAGGCTGGGAGGTTGCGGTCTTGCTGGTCTTGGTCGGCCATGGCGCGGGGGTGGATGGGGTTGCGCCATTGTCGGGAAAGGGGGGCGGGGCTTGAGGGGGAATAGAGGGGAGAAAGGGGGGTAGTTCTGGGGGTGGGGCCGAGTGGCCGCGGGGGTGGCCGCGGGGGTGGCCGCGGGGGTGGCCGCGGGGGTGGCCGCGGGGGTGGCCGCGGGGGTGGCCGCGGGGGTGGCCGCGGGGGTGGCCGCGGGGGTGGCCGCGGGGGTGATGCCTGCTGGCGCAGGCGCGCACCCTGCGGGTGCGGTGCCGGGATGTGCGCCCGGCGGCGCACCTTCTTTCTTTGTCTCGCCAAAGAAAGAAGGCAAAGAAAGGCGACCCCGGGTGGGGCGCCCCTTCGCTGCGCGAAGGGGTGCTCTGCGGTGCTCGCAAGTGGAAGGCGGCTGCGCAACTCGCCCTTTTTCGAGGGCGCTACGCACCCTCGAAACGGTGCTCGAATATGCTCGCCGTCCCCGCCCTGCGGGCGGGGCAACCTTCCACTTGCTCCGCTCCTCGACGCCCCACACGGGGCCCCGCCACCTACGCCTCGCTTCGCATCGGCGTGCTGCCTCCCTGCTCCGGTGGAGCAGGTTCGGGATGTGAAGTGGCTGTGCTGGATGGGGCGGACGCGGGTGTTGCGCCTGGCCAGCGCAAGCCGTGCGCCTCTGTGGCTGGCGCTTCGTGAATTGCTTCACGGCTTGGACCTGATGACTGCATTGCGCTTCCACTGGCGCTCACCCACACGCGCAATGTCGTCAACGCCTCGCTGGAGTCGCTGCACTTGGCAAGGTAAGGCAAGACGCAAGAAGGGCAGGCGTCGAGGCGTCGAGGCGTCGAGGCGTCGAGGCGTCGAGGCGTCGAGGCGTCGAGGCGTCGAGGCGTCGAGGCGTCGAGGCGTCGAGCATGTTCCACGGCTGCCATCTCGTGCAACAGGCAGCTGACCGACGGGGACACCAGGCCCAGCTTCAATGCAGCGGAGTGCCGAGGCCCGTCTTCGCCGGGGGGCTGCGTTAGAAAAATGACGGAATGCGCCAGGTCTCCAACAGTGGCGCACCGACACATCAGCACCTCCTGCCCCGCCGACCTTTTCCGCAGGAAAAGCAGGCCCCAGCCGATGCGAAGCGAGGCGTAGGTGGTGGGGCCCCGTGTGGGGCGTCGAGGAGCGGAGCAAGTGGAAGGTTGCCCCGCCCGCAGGGCGGGGACGGCGAGCATGTTCGAGCACCGTTTCGAGGGTGCGCAGCGCCCTCGAAAAAGGGCGAGTTGCGCAGCCGCCTTCCACTTGCGAGCACCGCAGAGCACCCCTTCGCGCAGCGAAGGGGCGCCCCACCCAGGGTCGCCTTTCTTTGCCTTCTTTCTTTGGCGAGACAAAGAAAGAAGGTGCGCCGCCGGGCGCACATCCCGGCACCGCACCCGCAGGGTGCGCGCCTGCGCCAGCAGGCATCACCGCTTCCCCAGCCGCGAAGCAGCACTGCACCGCGCTTAGCGGAAGCAGAAGCAGCCACCCAAGCAAAGCCCCCGGCCAAAAAAAAGCGGGCCCTCACCAGGAGAGCCCGCGAACGCAGCGAACTGCGCTTTCTCAGGAGGAGCTACACAACAAAAACCATCAACCCAACAACGTCAAATAAATAATCCAAATCTTTCACATCAGCAGCAGAGGCGCTCCAACCTCCACCGCCCCGCCAGCCGCCCATCCAGGCCGGCCGCGGCAGCAGCAACTCAGGCAGCTTCCTGGTGCCGCCCAGCCATCACGATGGCGGCGTGCAACCGAGAGGTGGCGTCGTTGGCGGCCGCCTTGCCGTGGTTGGTCAGCAGGCCCCACACCAGCTCGTCGTCGAAGCGGAAGCGGCACAGCAGCGTGTTGCCCGAGGCGATCTTCATCAGCTGCGACGGGCTCAGCACCGCCAGCAGGTCGGCCGTCTCTTCGGAGATGCCCAGGCGAAACAGGGCTTCGTCGCGGTCGGCACGGATCAGGTTCTGCGCCAGCATCAGGTAGGACAGGTTGGCTTCGCGGATGTTGGCCAGGATCTGTTCGGTGGTGGTCGTGGTGCTCATCTCGGTGTCCTACTTGCTGCTGCTGGTTGAGGGGCTGATCTGCTCTGGAGAGGAAGCCGGTAAGGCCTGCTCGATGGAATGAATTCTGGCCCTCGACCCTCGACAGCAACATCAGGGAGCTTCTGTGCCAGGCGTCCCCGCGCCTCACACCCCGTGTCAGGCAACTTCCTACAAGGCCGGCACAAACACCCCGCTTATTCCATTCAAGCCAGCCCTGCCAGCTGACGATTCCAGAGCACCCGCAGGATGCAAATTCCGCTTCAGTTCCTGTCGCCAGGCGCCGAAATCACTCTGTCGATCGGCGCTGCGAGCGACACCTGCCACAAGCAGGCCGCAAAGAAAACTGCACAAGTGCACTTAAGTCGCGGAAACAGAGGCCGATAACACATTCAACGGGACATGCAACCAGTCTCGTGGTCCGGAACAGCCGCACCGATGAACCGACAGACACGCTCTATATAGACAGTTCGAGTTCACGGAATGACTGCCACCGGGCACAGCCGGTCGCCGACTGACGACAGCCTTGACCAGACCACTGGCCAGGGACGAAGACAGAAGGCACCGGCGGGTCTGCAGGGGGAGCCCGGCAGACGAGGCAACACACAGCCGGCGTCCACGCCGGGGGTTCGTCAACATTAGGAGTGCCAACATGGCCATGACCATCAACACCAACGTGGCGTCGCTCACCGCTCAGCGCAACCTGAACTCGTCGCAGGGCTCGCTCGCCACCTCCATGCAACGCCTGTCCTCCGGCCTGCGCGTCAACAGCGCCAAGGACGACTCGGCCGGCCTCGCCATCGCCGAGCGCATGAGCGCCCAGACCCGCGGCCTGAACGTCGCCGCCCGCAACGCCAACGACGGCGTCTCGCTGGCCCAGACGGCGGAAGGCGCACTGGGCAAGGTCGGCGACATGCTGCAACGCATGCGTGAACTGGCCGTGCAGTCGGCCAACTCGACCAACAGCGAAGACGACCGACTCGCGCTGCAGGCCGAAGTGACCCAGCTGCGCGATGAAATCGACCGCGTTGCCAAGAACACCTCGTTCAACGGCAAGAAGCTGCTGGACGGCTCGTTCTCGGCCCAGAACTTCCAGGTCGGCTCCAACGCCGGTGAAAGCATCACCATCGCTGCCGTCACCGACGCCTCGGCCGAAGGCCTGTCCACCGTCACCTACGGCGACGGCGGCAATGCCAGCATCGACGCTGCCTCGGTCACCACGCTCGACGAAATCGCCTCCGGCACGCTGTCCATCACGGTCGGCACCGATTCATACGACCTGGCCGAGATCCCCGAAGCCCGCACCGGTGAAGAGCGCATGGGCCAGGTGGTGGAAGCGATCAACCGCCGCACCGCCGACACCGGCGTGACCGCCTTCCTGTCGCAGAACGACGATGGCACCTATGCGCTGGAAGTCCGCTCCTCGCGCATCGACGAAACCACCGGCGATGCCATGGCCGTCACCGCCACCGGCTTCAGCCTGGCCACCACCGGCATCGACGCCGCCGACATGACGACCACCAGCACCGACGCCTCCGGCATCGACGAGCTGAGCATCGAAACGGCCGAAGACGCCTGGCTGGCCATCAAGCAGGTGGACGACGCGCTGAGCCAGATCAACAGCGCCCGCGCCAACCTGGGTGCCGTGCAGAGCCGCTTCGAGAACGCCGTCTCGAACATCCAGATCCAGTCGGAAAACACCTCCGCCGCCCGCGGCCGGATCGTGGACGCCGACTTCGCGACGGAAACGGCCAACATGTCCAAGGCGCAGATCCTGCAACAGGCCGGCACCGCCATGGTCGCCCAGGCCAACCAGCTGCCCCAGCAAGTGCTGTCGCTGCTGCGCTGATCGAGCGACCCCAGACCGCCGCCCGGGCCCCGCGCCCGGCGGTTCTCCAAGCCCGGCCCCGGCCGGGCTTTTCCATTTCCGGCACCGAACTGGCGGTGGATTTCCCGCCTTATCGACCGTTTGCCCGCCCCCCTGCCAGCCCACAATCTCTCCTACCGAACGCGGTACTCCCCGGCGCCAGAGCCGGATCTTGATCCTGGTTCTCAAGGAGAGCTGTCATGCCACAGACCATCAACACCAACGTCACTTCGCTCACGGCCCAGCGAAACCTGAACGCCTCGCAAAGCTCGCTGACCACTTCCATGCAACGGCTGTCTTCCGGCCTGCGCGTGAACAGTGCGAAGGACGATGCGGCCGGTCTGGCCATCGCCGAACGGATGAACACCCAGGTGCGCGGCCTGAGCGTGGCCGCCCGCAACGCCAACGACGGCATCTCGCTGGCCCAGGTGGCTGAAGGCGCCCTCGGCAAGGTCGGCGACATGCTGCAACGCATGCGTGAACTGGCCGTGCAGTCGTCCAACGCCACCAACAGCGACGATGACCGCCTGGCCCTGCAGGCCGAAGTGACCCAGCTGCGCGATGAAATCAACCGCGTCGCCCAGCAGACCGGCTTCAACGGCCAGAAGCTGCTGGACGGCACCTTCTCGGCAGCCAGCTTCCAGGTCGGCGCGAATTCCGGTGAAACCATCACGGTCGCTGCATTGACCGACGCGACGGCCGATGGCCTCTCGCAAGTGACCTACGGCGACGGCGGCAATGCCAGCATCGACGCTGCCTCGGTCACCACGCTCGACGAAATCGCCGCCAACACGCTGAGCATCACGGTCGGCGCCGACACCTACGACCTGCCCGAGATCCCAGAGGCCCGCACCGGCGCCGAGCGCATGGGCCAGGTGGTGGAAGCGATCAACCGCCGCACCGCCGACACCGGCGTGAGCGCCTTCCTGTCGCAGAACGACGATGGCACCTATGCGCTGGAAGTCCGCTCCTCGCGCATCGACGAGACCACCGGCGATGCCATGGCCGTCACCGCCACCGGCTTCAGCCTGGCCACCACCGGCATCGACGCCGCGGACATGACGACCACCAGCACCGACGCCTCCGGCATCGCCGACCTGTCGGTGGAGACAGCCGAGGACTCCTGGCTGGCGATCAACCAGATCGACGACGCGCTGAGCCAGATCAACAGCGCGCGCGCCACGCTGGGTGCGGTGCAGAGCCGCTTCGAGAACGCGGTGTCGAACATCCAGATCCAGTCGGAGAACACCTCCGCCGCCCGCGGCCGGATCATGGACGCCGACTTCGCGGCCGAAACCGCCAACCTGTCGCGTGCCCAGATCCTGCAGCAGGCCGGCAACGCGATGGTGGCCCAGGCCAACCAGCTGCCGCAGCAGGTGCTCAAGCTGCTGCAGGGCTGATTCCCGCGCGCGCCTCGCCGGCGCCTTTGTCAGCCCACCCGGGGAAACCCTGGTGGGCTGCTCGTCCTCGCACGCTCAAGTTTTTCGCCGGCCCGCCGATACGAACGATCGAGGGGGTCCCGCCCCCGCCATTCAAGGAGCCAGACCATGGGCATTTCGTCACCCGGCATCGGTACCGGCCTCGATGTCAGCAGCATCGTCGAGCAGCTGGTGACGCTCGAACGCAGGCCGATCGAGCAGCTCACGACGCAGAAGACGACGCTGCAGTCCAAGCTTTCGGCCTTCGGACTGATGCAGAGCTACACGGTGAACGTGCAGGACGCGGTCAACAAGCTGACCAGCAGCAGCCTGTGGCAGCAAACCAAAGGCTCCACCACCGACACCACCGTGTCGGTGAGCTCGACCGCCGCGGCCGCCAGCGGCACCTACGGCATCGAGGTGAGCCAGCTGGCACAGGCCCAGACGCTGGCGTCGGCCGCCTTCAGCAGCACCAGCGAGAAGGTCGGCGCCGGCAGCCTGAAGATCACCAGCGCCAAGGCGGGCAGCCTGCCGGTGGACGTGGCCATTGGCCCGGACGACACCCTGGACGACGTGCGCAGCAAGATCAACGCCGCCAACGCCGGGCTGAACGCCTCCATCGTGAAGGACTCGGGCGGCGCCCGCCTGGTACTGCGCACCACCGCCACCGGCGAGGAAAACGGCGTCAGCATCGTCGCCAGTGGCGACGCGGGCCTGGACAAGTTCAACTACGACCCCACCCAGAACGGCGGCGCCACCAGCACCGCCACCTCCAGCCAGATGGGCCTGGTGCAGGCCGCCAAGAACGCCAAGATCAAGATCGACGGCCTGGAAGTCACTTCCTCCACCAACACCTTCGACGGCAGCATCGAGGGCGTCAAGATCACGGTCAGCAAAGTGACCACCGGCGCCGCCCAGATCAAGGTGGGCAGCGACACCGAGGCGATGCGCAAGGCGGTGGACGACTTCGTCAAGGCCTACAACGACATCAACAAGTACATCTCGGACCAGACCAAGTACAACGCCGACACCAAGGTGGCGGGCACCCTGCAGGGCGACCGGGCCACGCTGTCGCTGCAGAGCCAGCTGCGCAGCGCCCTGACGCAGAACAGCAGCGCCTCGGCCAGCTTCCCCCGCCTGTCCGACCTGGGGCTGGAGATCCAGCGCGACGGCTCGCTGAAGGTCAACGACACCAAGCTGAGCAAGGCCATGACCGACAACCTGGCCGAATTCGGCAAGGCCTTCTCCAACGTCGACACCGCCGCGGCCGGCAACAATGGCTTCGCGGTGCGGCTCAAGGGCCTGACCTCGGCCCTGCTGAAGACCGACGGCCTGGTCACCACCCGCAGCGAGGGCCTGCGCGACAGCATCCGCCGCAACGAGGACCAGGCGGCCAAGATGGAAGGCCGGGTGGCCCTGGTGCAGGCGCGCCTGCTGCGCCAGTACAGCGCCATGGACACCACCGTCAGCAAGCTGAACAACCTCAACAGCTATGTCGCGCAGCAGATGGCCGCGCTGACCGGCTCCTCCCGCGACTGACGACGCGCCGGCGGTTGCTTCGGCTTTAGCCCCGAGGAGCCGCCCTTTTCCGGCCTTGCCAGGCGCTTGAAACGCTCAAAATCCCTTCAAGTTGCACAGCCGGCCCGCCGATAACTCTTCTGACAGGTTCAATAAAGAGCACACCATCATGTTTGCACCGTTCAGAAGCCAGGCCAGTGCATACGGCCGCGTTCAAGTCGAAACCACCGTGTCCAGCGCCGACCCCCACGCCCTGGTGGTCATGCTGTTCGACGGCGCGCTCAGCTCGATCGCTGCCGCCCGCGGCGCCATCCAGCGCGGCGACATCGAAGCCAAGGGCACGAACATCGGCCGTGCCGTGCGCATCGTCGAGGAAGGCCTGCGCGGCGGGCTGAACCGGCAAGCCGGCGGTGAACTCGCCGAGAACCTCAACAACCTCTACGGCTACATCAACAGCCGCCTGACGCATGCCAACCTGAAGAGCGACGACGCCGCCCTGCAGGAATGCCACGACCTGCTGGCCGGCCTGCGCGACGCCTGGACCCAGATGCAGCAAGCCCCCCGAAAGAACGCAGCGTGAAAGACCGAGCCATGAGCACCGAAGCGACAACGGCCTCCCCCCTCAAGTTGGAGATCGCCATGGAAGACAAGGCCCTGCTCGGCTACTACGAAGCCATCGAGCAAGCCAGCGAAGACATGCTGCAGGCCGCCCGCGATGGCGACTGGGACCGTGTCGTCAAGCTCGAAGGCGCCTGCGCCGTGCTGATCTCCCAACTTAAACATGCCGCGGCCAGCCGCGACCTGGAGCCCGAAGAAGCCCGCCGCAAGAGCAAGATCATGCAACGCATCCTGCTCAACGACGCCCAGATCCGCAACCTGGCCGAGCCCTGGCTGGAGGACCTGGACCGCCTGCTGGCCGGCTCGCCCAAGATGGTTCACTGACCGACCTGCGCGACCCTTTGCGCCGCTGCCCGATGGACACCCGCCCTACCCCGGCCGACCCGCCCGAAGCCCGGCTCGACGACTTCCGCGTCGTTGCGCCCTTCGAGATCGAAGCCCTGCTGCAGCAGATGGTGGCACAGCGCGCGCTGGTGACGATTGCCACGCCGGGCGGCGCGTCGTGCACCACCACGCTGTGGGAGGTGGACCATGCCAAGGGCGTGGTGCGCTTCACCGGTGACCGCCATGATCCGCAGCTGGCCCGCGTGCTCAATGCCGACGACGCCGTCGCGGTGGGCTACCTGGACAGCATCAAGGTGCAGTTCGACGTGGACGGCCTGGTGCAGGTGCATGCCGGCGGCGCCAGCGCACTGAACTGCAGCTTCCCCACCGAGATCTTCCGTTTCCAGCGCCGCGCCAGCTTCCGGGTGCGGCCCCTGCTCAACAGCCCTCCGGCGGCCAGCTTCCGCCATCCGGCCATTCCGGAAATGGGCCTGGAGCTGCGGGTGCTGGACGTCAGCATCGGCGGCATCGCGCTGCTGATCCCGGAGAATGTGCCACTGGTCGACCCGGGCGTGCTGATCTCCCAGGTCACCATCGAGCTGGATGCCGAGACCCGCTTCGTCACCGCCATGCGGGTGGCGCATGTCACCTCGATGATGGACAACGGCAGCGGCCTGCGCCTCGGCTGCGAGCTGGAGCGCATGAGCGGCGATTCGCTGCGCGCGCTGCAGCGTTTCATCGACCAGACGCAGAAGCGCCGCCGCCTGATGGCGCGCGACGACGCTTGAGGCCGGCCGCCGCGCCGCCCCGCAAGGCGCCCACCGGGCGCCTTTTGTTTTGCGGCACCGCCCATCGCCACGGGTGCGAGCGGTTTACCGGCCAATTCATCGTTTCGCGCCGCGTGCGCCTCCCTCAAGTCGCCATCGTGCCGGCCGATAAAACCAGCAATACCGGCCCGGGGACCGTCAGCGTCCCCGCACTTCTCTCGGAAAGAACGTAGAACATGTTCGTCATCATCGGCTACGTCGTCGCACTGGGCTGCATCTTCGGCGGCTTCATCATCCACGGCGGCAACATCAGCGTGATCCTGCACGCCCTGCCCACCGAGATGATGGTGATCGGCGGCGGCGCGGCTGGCGCCTTCATCGTCAACAACCAGCCCAAGGTGCTGAAGGCGACGCTCGGCTCCATCCCCAAGCTGCTGAAGGGCTCGAAGTACACCAAGGCGCGCTACATGGAGCTGATGGCGCTGCTCTACGAGATCCTGCAGAAGGCGCGCAAGGAAGGCCTGATGTCCATCGAGAAGGACGTCGACGCGCCGCACGAGTCGCCGCTGTTCAAGAAGTACCCGACCGTCGGCAGCGACCACCATGTGGTCGAGTTCATCACCGACTACCTGCGCATGATGGTCTCGGGCAACCTCAACGCGCATGAGATCGAGTCGCTGATGGACAGCGAGATCGACACCCACCACCACGAGGCGCATGGCACCGCCGCGGCCCTCACCCGGCTGGCCGGCGGCCTGCCCGCCTTCGGCATCGTGGCGGCTGTGCTGGGCGTGGTGAACACCATGGGCTCGGTGGGCCAGCCGCCGCCGGTGCTGGGCGGCATGATCGGCTCGGCGCTGGTCGGCACCTTCCTCGGCATCCTGCTGGCCTACGGCTTCGTGGAGCCGCTGGCCGGCCTGCTGGAGCAGAAGAACGACGAAGGCACCAAGGAGCTGCAGTGCATCAAGACCACGCTGCTGGCCAGCATGCAGGGCTATGCGCCGCAGGTGGCGGTGGAGTTCGGCCGCAAGGTGCTGTACTCGACCGAGCGCCCCAGCTTCGCCGAGCTGGAAGGCCATGTGAAGGGCAAGAAGTAAACCACCGCGAGGCGCGCCGCAAGGCAGACCGCAGGAGCACCCCATGGCAGGCGATTCCAAGAAACTCCAGCCCATCATCGTCAAGCGCATCAAGAAAGGCGGCCATGCCCACCACGGCGGCGCCTGGAAGATCGCGTATGCCGACTTCGTGACGGCGATGATGGCCTTCTTCCTGCTGATGTGGCTGCTGGGCTCCACCTCGGAAGGCGACCGCAAGGGCATTGCCGACTACTTCAACTCGCCGCTGAAGGTCGCCCTGCTGGGCGGCGGCAGCGGCTCGGGCGACTCCTCGCACGTGATCAAGGGCGGCGGCACCGACCTGACCCGCAGCAACGGCCAGGTCAAGGCCGGCGACATCGAGGCCGAGCGCAAGACCGTCAACCTGCAGGCGCTCAAGGAGGCGGCCCGCAAGGCGGAGGCTCAGCGGCTGGAAGGCCTGAAGCAGCGCATCGAGGCGGCACTGGCCAACAACCCTCGCCTGCTGCCGTTCCAGTCGCAGATCAAGCTCGACATCACCCGCGACGGCCTGCGCATCCAGATCGTCGACGAGCACAACCGGCCGATGTTCGACTCCGGCAGCGCGCTGGTGAAGGACTACATGCGCGAGATCCTGCGCGAGATCGGCAAGGTGCTGGCCCAGACCAACAACCACGTGACCCTGGCCGGGCACACCGATGCCACGCCCTACAGCAGCGGCGAGCGCGGCTACAGCAACTGGGAGCTCTCGGCCGACCGCGCCAACGCCTCGCGCCGCGAGCTGGTGGCCGGCGGCCTGAGCGAAGGCCAGGTCGTGCGGGTG
This genomic stretch from Eleftheria terrae harbors:
- a CDS encoding flagellar brake protein encodes the protein MDTRPTPADPPEARLDDFRVVAPFEIEALLQQMVAQRALVTIATPGGASCTTTLWEVDHAKGVVRFTGDRHDPQLARVLNADDAVAVGYLDSIKVQFDVDGLVQVHAGGASALNCSFPTEIFRFQRRASFRVRPLLNSPPAASFRHPAIPEMGLELRVLDVSIGGIALLIPENVPLVDPGVLISQVTIELDAETRFVTAMRVAHVTSMMDNGSGLRLGCELERMSGDSLRALQRFIDQTQKRRRLMARDDA
- the motA gene encoding flagellar motor stator protein MotA, whose amino-acid sequence is MFVIIGYVVALGCIFGGFIIHGGNISVILHALPTEMMVIGGGAAGAFIVNNQPKVLKATLGSIPKLLKGSKYTKARYMELMALLYEILQKARKEGLMSIEKDVDAPHESPLFKKYPTVGSDHHVVEFITDYLRMMVSGNLNAHEIESLMDSEIDTHHHEAHGTAAALTRLAGGLPAFGIVAAVLGVVNTMGSVGQPPPVLGGMIGSALVGTFLGILLAYGFVEPLAGLLEQKNDEGTKELQCIKTTLLASMQGYAPQVAVEFGRKVLYSTERPSFAELEGHVKGKK
- a CDS encoding flagellar protein FliT, with protein sequence MEDKALLGYYEAIEQASEDMLQAARDGDWDRVVKLEGACAVLISQLKHAAASRDLEPEEARRKSKIMQRILLNDAQIRNLAEPWLEDLDRLLAGSPKMVH
- the flhD gene encoding flagellar transcriptional regulator FlhD; translated protein: MSTTTTTEQILANIREANLSYLMLAQNLIRADRDEALFRLGISEETADLLAVLSPSQLMKIASGNTLLCRFRFDDELVWGLLTNHGKAAANDATSRLHAAIVMAGRHQEAA
- the flhB gene encoding flagellar biosynthesis protein FlhB; the encoded protein is MADQDQQDRNLPASERKIRKAREEGQVARSRMLGHFLIVAAGVGVLAAAAPWMTHWMQAVLTSGLSFGHEDVASGAKMAERLSVATLKYLWLVLPLGAVMSLVSVLGNLASGGWNWTMKPMAPNFGKLNPLSGLAKLVGKDQLLEALKACGLALLIGTVGGFYLKAHLQDFQNALGMALPAAVTTLAGLLFNGLALMLLVLGVVAGIDIPIQRHKLMKQLKMSHQEAKQEYKEAEGNQEVKAKMKARMREMTRRRMMAAVPNADLVVMNPTHYAVALKYEEGKMTAPRVVAKGADLLAMQIRDLARDSKVPVLQAPMLARALYAHADIDREIPMALYGAVAQVLAYVYQLRAAMAGRGAMPGALPELNVPVELDPHHGKTISDADADQSPEESDR
- the fliD gene encoding flagellar filament capping protein FliD is translated as MGISSPGIGTGLDVSSIVEQLVTLERRPIEQLTTQKTTLQSKLSAFGLMQSYTVNVQDAVNKLTSSSLWQQTKGSTTDTTVSVSSTAAAASGTYGIEVSQLAQAQTLASAAFSSTSEKVGAGSLKITSAKAGSLPVDVAIGPDDTLDDVRSKINAANAGLNASIVKDSGGARLVLRTTATGEENGVSIVASGDAGLDKFNYDPTQNGGATSTATSSQMGLVQAAKNAKIKIDGLEVTSSTNTFDGSIEGVKITVSKVTTGAAQIKVGSDTEAMRKAVDDFVKAYNDINKYISDQTKYNADTKVAGTLQGDRATLSLQSQLRSALTQNSSASASFPRLSDLGLEIQRDGSLKVNDTKLSKAMTDNLAEFGKAFSNVDTAAAGNNGFAVRLKGLTSALLKTDGLVTTRSEGLRDSIRRNEDQAAKMEGRVALVQARLLRQYSAMDTTVSKLNNLNSYVAQQMAALTGSSRD
- a CDS encoding flagellin, producing the protein MPQTINTNVTSLTAQRNLNASQSSLTTSMQRLSSGLRVNSAKDDAAGLAIAERMNTQVRGLSVAARNANDGISLAQVAEGALGKVGDMLQRMRELAVQSSNATNSDDDRLALQAEVTQLRDEINRVAQQTGFNGQKLLDGTFSAASFQVGANSGETITVAALTDATADGLSQVTYGDGGNASIDAASVTTLDEIAANTLSITVGADTYDLPEIPEARTGAERMGQVVEAINRRTADTGVSAFLSQNDDGTYALEVRSSRIDETTGDAMAVTATGFSLATTGIDAADMTTTSTDASGIADLSVETAEDSWLAINQIDDALSQINSARATLGAVQSRFENAVSNIQIQSENTSAARGRIMDADFAAETANLSRAQILQQAGNAMVAQANQLPQQVLKLLQG
- the fliS gene encoding flagellar export chaperone FliS — protein: MFAPFRSQASAYGRVQVETTVSSADPHALVVMLFDGALSSIAAARGAIQRGDIEAKGTNIGRAVRIVEEGLRGGLNRQAGGELAENLNNLYGYINSRLTHANLKSDDAALQECHDLLAGLRDAWTQMQQAPRKNAA
- the motB gene encoding flagellar motor protein MotB encodes the protein MAGDSKKLQPIIVKRIKKGGHAHHGGAWKIAYADFVTAMMAFFLLMWLLGSTSEGDRKGIADYFNSPLKVALLGGGSGSGDSSHVIKGGGTDLTRSNGQVKAGDIEAERKTVNLQALKEAARKAEAQRLEGLKQRIEAALANNPRLLPFQSQIKLDITRDGLRIQIVDEHNRPMFDSGSALVKDYMREILREIGKVLAQTNNHVTLAGHTDATPYSSGERGYSNWELSADRANASRRELVAGGLSEGQVVRVLGLASSSLLDKDNPTNPMNRRISIIVMNRDAEDRLEQEGGVAAGTAPAVEHSLQTTRPEHGHSQVSPLSAR
- a CDS encoding flagellin, with amino-acid sequence MAMTINTNVASLTAQRNLNSSQGSLATSMQRLSSGLRVNSAKDDSAGLAIAERMSAQTRGLNVAARNANDGVSLAQTAEGALGKVGDMLQRMRELAVQSANSTNSEDDRLALQAEVTQLRDEIDRVAKNTSFNGKKLLDGSFSAQNFQVGSNAGESITIAAVTDASAEGLSTVTYGDGGNASIDAASVTTLDEIASGTLSITVGTDSYDLAEIPEARTGEERMGQVVEAINRRTADTGVTAFLSQNDDGTYALEVRSSRIDETTGDAMAVTATGFSLATTGIDAADMTTTSTDASGIDELSIETAEDAWLAIKQVDDALSQINSARANLGAVQSRFENAVSNIQIQSENTSAARGRIVDADFATETANMSKAQILQQAGTAMVAQANQLPQQVLSLLR